Part of the Bacteroidota bacterium genome is shown below.
CAGCAGTATAAATTAGAGTTCTTCCATTAAAATCAATGTAGGGAATTATTTGTCCGTCAGTGTGTCCGTTAAAAATTTTAATATGTAATCCTGGAAATAATTCTTGCTCTTTATCAATAAGTTTCAATTGATTATGTTCTTGCATCGGTAAAAGGTTTTCTTTTAAAAAAGAAGCTTTTTCTCTACCGTTTGGGTTTAATGCCCAATCCCATTGTGCTTTACTTACCCAATAAGTTGCATTTTTAAACAATGGTTCAAATCCATCATTATTTTCTTTTTTGATTATTCCACCTCCTGCATGGTCAAAGTGCAAATGTGTTAACAAATTATCAGTAATGTCATCAACTGAAAATCCATGTTTTGCTAGTGATTTTTCTAAAGTATCATCTCCGTGTGGGAAATAATGACTGAAGAATTTTTTGCTTTGCTTATTTCCCATTCCGTTGTCAATGAGTATTTTTCTGTCTCCAATAACAACAAGCAAGCATCTCATTGCCCAGCTACAAAGATTGTTTTCATCGGCAGGGTTGGTTTTATTCCAAATTACTTTAGGAACAACACCAAACATTGCTCCGCCATCAAGTTTAAAATATCCTGTATTTATTGAGTATAGTTCCATAGTTTACGTTTTTGCAAAAATACAATAATGTATTTATAGAACCCACCTAAAGTGAACTAAAGTTAAAATTATAAGAACGAAATAATTTTCTAATATTAAGAAAAAATATCTATTTTTGAAAATTATTAAAAATGATGTTTTTGAATTATATGGCTATAATTAACACATGTTTATATATATTTTAATGGTATTATAATTGTCGTTTTTGTAGTTACTTAAACAATAAAAATAAATACATTTTGAAAATTTTACCAAATGAAAAAATCAAAATCTAAAAAATCCCCTCCCAAATTTATTTATAGATGGGTTGACAAGAAAATACTTATTGTAGAAGATTTAGAGGTTAACCACATGCTGATTGATAGAATATTGCAAAGAACAAGTGCAAATTTGATTTGGGCTATGGATGGGGAAGAAGCTGTAGAACTTTGTCAACAACATAATGACATTGATTTAGTACTTATGGATATTCGTTTACCAAAAATGAATGGATATGAAGCAACAAAAAGAATAAGAAAATTTAGAAATGATTTACCAATAATAGCTCAGACTGCCTATGTGATGGAAAATAATAAACATAAAGTAATAGATGCAGGTTGTAATGACCTTATTACTAAACCAATAGATAAAAATATTTTACTTGATAAAGTTCATAAATATATTATGAAAAATAATAAAATGTAAAAATCTTAGTATTCAATATTTAGTGCCTCTAAGAAAACTATCAAATTTTGCAGAGTTTTCTTAGAGACACTATTTAAAAATCCTATTTTATAATTGAGTGAAAATTACAAATAATTTTAATTACGGAAATTAAATAAAACTTTTTGGAAATACAATTTAGAATGCTAAATTTGTAGAAATTTTAACAGGCAGTCCGTATTCAGAAGTCGGATTTGTTACCGGCTTCTGAGTACATTAAAAAACAAAAAAAATGAAATTTGAACTAAGTGGAAAAATAATTGTTATAAACGACACAAAACAAATCAGTGATAAATTCAAAAAGAGAGAATTTGTTATTTTACGTAAAGAAATGGTTAGCTCAATGGAGTTTACTGATTACATTAAGTTTCAACTAATACAAGATAAATGCAATCTTATTGATTCTTATAAAGTTAATGATGAAGTAAAGGTCTCTTTTAACATAAGAGGGAACAAATGGGAAAGAGATGGAAATGTAAATTATTTTACAAATCTAGATGCATGGAGATTAGAAAAAGCTGGTGAAAGTGAAAATCCTCCTCCGCCTCCTCCAATGCAAGAACAAGATGATGTTTATGTAAGTAATAATACAGAAACAGAGGATGATGACTTACCGTTTTAGTCTGAAAATTAAATAACAACATTAATTTTAGAATGATTACTGTAAACAAAAAATGGGGAAATACATTTGGAATCTTTTTCCTATTTATTATTGTGTTAATATTTTTAGCATATTTTGATAAATTGCCTGATACAGGAGATGGAATTAATGACTTTTTTGGACATTTCATTTTATATGGATTACTTGGAATACTTGCTCATAGGGCAATACAAAGAAAACATCTTTTATTTTTTCCATTAGCAATTTTAGTTGTAATTGCTTTTACAACAATCGAAGAGTTTATTCAACTTTTATCGCCTAACAGAAATTTTAATCCTCTTGATATTGTTGCTAATATTTCAGGTTTGTTATTTTTTTACTTTTTTGATTTTTTAATATTTAAAATTAAAAGTAATGAAAAAATTGAAAGTGATTATAAGGAGTATTTCACAAAGATTGGAAGTAAAGGGAAAACTGCCATTGTTTTTGGAGGTACAGGTTTGGTAGGAGCGGAGCTAATTAAAAAACTTATCAAAGACGACAGTTACAAAGAAATTAGGACTTTCTCAAGAAGAGAACTGTCTATAACAAATCCAAAAATAAATGAAATTCATTCTGATGTTTTAAACATGAATGGTCAGTACGATTTAATAAAAGGCGATGATCTTTTCTTTTGTATCGGTACAACAATAAAAAAAGCACAAAGCAAAGAAAATTTTAATAAAGTAGATTATATTTTACCTGTACGAATTGCAAAAATTGCTTCTGATAACAAGGTTGCTAATTTCATAGCGATTTCATCACTTGGTTCTGAGCGATATACAAATAATTTTTACCTATCAACCAAACGTAAAATGGAACAAGATGTTCAACAATTTAAATTTGAAAAAACTGCCTTTATAAAGCCTTCATTGTTGTTAGGAGAAAGAGAGGAGTTTAGGTTTCTTGAAAAAGTTTCTAAAATATTTTTAAAAATAGCAAAGCCTTTCTTAATAGGAAAATCTGAAAAATATAAAGCAATAAATTCTGAAGTGGTAGCCCGTGCAATGATAAGAATTGCAAACACAAAATCGGATAAAAAATACTACGAATCAGATGAGCTACAAATTATTGGTAAAGATTAAAATCTAAGACAGTCCTCAGTAAGCAGTCTTCAGTCCTCAGTCTCCAGTCTCCAGTAAGCAGTCTTCAGTCCGCAGTCCCTCAATCGCGATGCGATATAACCAATTATCTAATTGGATAGATCTTCACGACAAACAGAAGACGTGTAGTCAAAAACAGTCCTCAGTCTCCAGTAGGTAGCCAAATTACCAATCCTGAAATTTCCAATATAATAATTTGAGTTTTTACCTTATAATTTCTCCTCAAGGAGAAAAAACAAAAGAGGTAAAACAGATATTTTTTACAACAGAAAATCCTTAACCCCCATTTTACAATTTCCTTTGCTACAGACTAAGGATAAATTGGAAAAAAAACTTGAAAAAGCACTTAAATTGGGGATTTCTTTAATAACAGATAATCAATAGGTAGCAGCTTTAGTTAGATGATAGTCTTCAGTAAGCAGTCTTCAGTCCTCAGTAAGCAGTTGGTTTAGAAGGTGGTTCGTAGTAATTAGTATTTACGATTTATATTTAATAACTATGAGCCAAAAGCTAACAACTCACATCTCACAACTCACCTCTCACCTCTCACCTCTCACCTCTCACATCTCACAACTCACCTCTCACCTCTCATCTCTCACATCTCACCTCTCACCTCTCACAACCCCCTCTGCCATTC
Proteins encoded:
- a CDS encoding MBL fold metallo-hydrolase, whose protein sequence is MELYSINTGYFKLDGGAMFGVVPKVIWNKTNPADENNLCSWAMRCLLVVIGDRKILIDNGMGNKQSKKFFSHYFPHGDDTLEKSLAKHGFSVDDITDNLLTHLHFDHAGGGIIKKENNDGFEPLFKNATYWVSKAQWDWALNPNGREKASFLKENLLPMQEHNQLKLIDKEQELFPGLHIKIFNGHTDGQIIPYIDFNGRTLIYTADLLPSTGHIPLPYIMSYDTRPLLTLNEKTEFLQKAVNENHTFFFEHDNYTECCTVKDTPKGPRLNKKLTLQEFIGNKQFV
- a CDS encoding response regulator encodes the protein MKKSKSKKSPPKFIYRWVDKKILIVEDLEVNHMLIDRILQRTSANLIWAMDGEEAVELCQQHNDIDLVLMDIRLPKMNGYEATKRIRKFRNDLPIIAQTAYVMENNKHKVIDAGCNDLITKPIDKNILLDKVHKYIMKNNKM
- a CDS encoding DUF3127 domain-containing protein; translation: MKFELSGKIIVINDTKQISDKFKKREFVILRKEMVSSMEFTDYIKFQLIQDKCNLIDSYKVNDEVKVSFNIRGNKWERDGNVNYFTNLDAWRLEKAGESENPPPPPPMQEQDDVYVSNNTETEDDDLPF
- a CDS encoding VanZ family protein, whose amino-acid sequence is MITVNKKWGNTFGIFFLFIIVLIFLAYFDKLPDTGDGINDFFGHFILYGLLGILAHRAIQRKHLLFFPLAILVVIAFTTIEEFIQLLSPNRNFNPLDIVANISGLLFFYFFDFLIFKIKSNEKIESDYKEYFTKIGSKGKTAIVFGGTGLVGAELIKKLIKDDSYKEIRTFSRRELSITNPKINEIHSDVLNMNGQYDLIKGDDLFFCIGTTIKKAQSKENFNKVDYILPVRIAKIASDNKVANFIAISSLGSERYTNNFYLSTKRKMEQDVQQFKFEKTAFIKPSLLLGEREEFRFLEKVSKIFLKIAKPFLIGKSEKYKAINSEVVARAMIRIANTKSDKKYYESDELQIIGKD